A portion of the Bradyrhizobium manausense genome contains these proteins:
- a CDS encoding PilZ domain-containing protein, translating into MDEERRSKSRHRVLKAGTIEFGGGAIDCTIRNFSDTGAALDVTSPVGIPERFTLSIKADGAHLICKVVWRKEKRIGVRFG; encoded by the coding sequence ATGGACGAAGAACGGCGCAGCAAATCCAGGCATCGCGTGTTGAAGGCCGGAACCATCGAGTTCGGCGGCGGCGCGATCGACTGCACCATCCGCAATTTCTCCGACACCGGCGCAGCCCTCGACGTCACCAGCCCGGTCGGCATCCCCGAGCGCTTCACCCTGTCCATCAAGGCCGACGGAGCGCACCTCATCTGTAAGGTAGTCTGGCGCAAGGAAAAGCGGATCGGGGTGCGGTTCGGGTGA
- a CDS encoding ferredoxin--NADP reductase: MSAFYREKVLSVQHWTDTLFSFRATRDTGFRFQNGQFAMIGLEVDGRPLLRAYSMASANHEEELEFFSIKVQDGPLTSRLQKIKEGDTILVGRKATGTLITDNLIPGKRLMLLSTGTGLAPFASLIKDPEVYEQFESIVLVHGCRQVSELAYGEKLVASLREDELFGELLADKLIYYPTVTREPFRNRGRITDLISSEQIFNDIGQGPLNIETDRVMMCGSPAMLEELKVMFEGRDFIEGSGNKPGHFVIEKAFVER, encoded by the coding sequence ATGAGCGCGTTTTACCGAGAGAAAGTTCTTTCCGTCCAGCACTGGACCGACACGTTGTTCAGCTTCCGCGCCACGCGCGACACCGGCTTCCGCTTCCAGAACGGTCAGTTCGCCATGATCGGCCTCGAGGTCGACGGCCGTCCGCTGCTGCGCGCCTACAGCATGGCCAGCGCCAACCACGAGGAAGAGCTCGAGTTCTTCTCGATCAAGGTGCAGGACGGTCCGCTGACCTCGCGCCTTCAGAAGATCAAGGAAGGCGATACCATCCTGGTCGGCCGAAAGGCGACCGGTACGCTGATCACCGACAACCTGATCCCCGGCAAGCGGCTGATGCTGCTCTCGACCGGCACCGGCCTTGCGCCCTTCGCCAGCCTGATCAAGGACCCCGAGGTCTACGAGCAGTTCGAGAGCATCGTGCTGGTGCATGGCTGCCGCCAGGTCTCCGAGCTCGCCTATGGCGAGAAGCTCGTCGCCAGCTTGCGCGAGGACGAGCTGTTCGGCGAACTGCTCGCCGACAAGCTGATCTACTATCCGACCGTGACCCGCGAGCCGTTCCGCAACCGCGGCCGCATCACCGACCTCATCAGCTCCGAGCAGATCTTCAACGACATCGGCCAGGGCCCGCTCAACATCGAGACCGACCGCGTCATGATGTGCGGCAGCCCGGCGATGCTCGAAGAGCTGAAGGTGATGTTCGAAGGCCGCGACTTCATCGAGGGCTCCGGCAACAAGCCCGGCCATTTCGTGATCGAGAAGGCGTTCGTCGAGCGCTGA
- a CDS encoding ATP-grasp domain-containing protein, producing MASHERIFVQAIRSYGARHGIDVDIRSGGWLIAMRRGPMRRFAFGYDVGLNSAIAHRLANDKSATSEALSLARVPCIPHHLFLNPKLGESVVDPAWRDAMLALLHDHPQGVVVKPNEGTSGRSVFKVTTETELDHAVDEVFSMSVGLVISPYVAIEDEVRVVLLDDVPLVVYSKLRGNDWRHNLDAGAKPVLLEDGEVRATCVRLAIDAARAIGITFASIDVVRVDGEWKVLEINSGVMMEALGKLHPELVQAAYDAALDRVFAEAPRER from the coding sequence ATGGCAAGTCACGAGCGGATCTTCGTCCAGGCGATCAGAAGCTATGGCGCGCGCCATGGCATCGACGTCGATATCCGCTCCGGCGGCTGGCTGATCGCAATGCGCCGCGGGCCGATGCGCCGGTTCGCGTTCGGCTACGACGTCGGCCTCAACAGCGCGATTGCCCATCGCCTCGCCAACGACAAATCGGCGACGTCGGAGGCGCTGTCACTTGCACGCGTGCCCTGCATCCCGCATCACCTCTTCCTCAATCCGAAGCTGGGCGAGAGTGTCGTCGACCCCGCCTGGCGCGACGCAATGCTCGCGCTGCTTCATGACCATCCGCAAGGCGTGGTGGTGAAGCCGAACGAGGGAACCTCGGGGCGCTCGGTGTTCAAAGTGACGACGGAGACGGAACTCGATCACGCGGTGGACGAGGTCTTTTCGATGAGCGTCGGGCTGGTGATCTCGCCCTATGTCGCGATCGAGGACGAGGTTCGCGTGGTGCTGCTCGATGATGTGCCCCTCGTCGTCTACAGCAAGCTGCGCGGCAACGATTGGCGACACAATCTCGATGCCGGCGCAAAGCCGGTGTTGCTGGAGGACGGCGAGGTTCGTGCGACGTGCGTGAGGCTCGCGATCGATGCCGCGCGCGCGATCGGTATTACCTTTGCGTCGATCGACGTGGTTCGCGTCGATGGTGAGTGGAAGGTGCTGGAGATCAATTCTGGCGTGATGATGGAAGCACTGGGCAAGCTGCATCCGGAGCTGGTGCAGGCGGCGTATGACGCGGCGCTGGACCGGGTGTTTGCTGAAGCGCCCCGCGAGCGCTGA
- a CDS encoding cysteine rich repeat-containing protein codes for MFNTLKHASTRHALLAAALFATATSAFAQAPTEAQKSAIRSACRSDFIAHCSSVTPGGVEAYQCLQSHMSSLSGGCQTAVRAVEPAAAPKTEAAPAKSEPAKSEPAKSEPAKSEPAKTEAAPAAEPATKPAAEAAPKAAAAKQPSSAQVAAVKSACRTDYPKVCASVPPGGAPALECLEKNKAKVSAACAKAVSAVAGGGGTAATAAPATGAAPAAGAAPAAAPAVIVLRPLRPREELFIIRSACGADVRSLCAGVQPGGGRIVQCIAGNAASLSPACKDVLAPFAAR; via the coding sequence ATGTTCAACACGTTGAAACATGCATCAACGCGTCACGCGTTGCTCGCCGCAGCACTCTTCGCAACTGCAACAAGCGCGTTCGCGCAAGCGCCGACCGAAGCCCAGAAGAGCGCCATCCGTTCCGCATGCCGCTCGGACTTCATCGCACACTGCTCGAGCGTGACGCCCGGCGGCGTCGAAGCGTATCAATGTTTGCAGAGCCATATGTCGAGCCTGTCGGGAGGATGCCAGACGGCCGTTCGCGCCGTCGAGCCGGCTGCGGCACCGAAGACCGAAGCGGCTCCCGCCAAATCTGAGCCGGCCAAATCTGAACCGGCCAAATCCGAACCTGCCAAATCCGAACCTGCAAAGACCGAAGCTGCGCCCGCGGCCGAGCCAGCAACGAAGCCGGCCGCCGAAGCCGCTCCGAAGGCTGCCGCAGCCAAGCAGCCGAGCAGCGCACAGGTTGCTGCGGTCAAGAGCGCGTGCCGTACCGATTATCCCAAGGTGTGCGCCAGCGTTCCGCCGGGCGGGGCTCCGGCGCTCGAATGCCTGGAGAAAAACAAGGCCAAGGTTTCGGCGGCTTGCGCCAAGGCCGTGAGCGCCGTGGCTGGTGGTGGCGGCACAGCGGCGACTGCCGCGCCGGCAACCGGTGCCGCTCCCGCCGCCGGAGCAGCACCGGCAGCCGCGCCGGCCGTGATCGTTCTGCGTCCACTGCGGCCGCGCGAAGAGTTGTTCATCATCCGCTCCGCCTGCGGCGCTGATGTCCGCTCGCTCTGCGCCGGCGTCCAGCCCGGCGGCGGCCGCATCGTGCAATGCATCGCCGGCAATGCGGCGTCGCTGTCGCCAGCCTGCAAGGACGTGCTGGCGCCGTTCGCGGCGCGATGA
- a CDS encoding NADP-dependent oxidoreductase, with protein sequence MTASINRQILLVEKPSGKLGPEHFKMVESALPEPKDGEVLLRVRYISLDAANRAWMHGATYRSAVEANSVMAGGAIAEVVSSRAEGLAPGDIVFGDTGWQEFAAVPAKHLTKMPKLEPMTHLLSVFGIAGLTAYFGLLEVGKPREGETVVVSAAAGSVGSIVGQIAKIKGCRVIGIAGGADKCHWLTSELGFDAAVDYKDGAVFKALRAAAPKGIDVYFDNVGGDILEACIPQMNNYGRVACCGAISQYDGAPSAHGPRGVPGLIVVKRLVMQGFIVMDYMKESQRALADLQAWVKSGKLKVQEDIIDGLQNTPKALIGLLAGENRGKRMVKL encoded by the coding sequence ATGACCGCCAGCATCAATCGCCAAATTCTCTTGGTGGAAAAGCCGAGCGGCAAGCTCGGGCCCGAGCATTTCAAGATGGTCGAGAGCGCGCTGCCGGAACCGAAGGACGGCGAGGTCTTACTGCGCGTACGTTACATCTCGCTCGACGCCGCCAACCGCGCCTGGATGCACGGCGCAACCTATCGCTCGGCCGTCGAAGCCAACAGCGTGATGGCCGGGGGCGCGATTGCCGAGGTCGTGAGCTCGAGGGCCGAGGGGCTAGCGCCCGGCGACATCGTCTTCGGCGACACCGGCTGGCAGGAATTTGCCGCGGTGCCCGCAAAGCATTTGACGAAAATGCCGAAGCTCGAGCCGATGACGCACCTTCTCAGCGTGTTCGGCATCGCCGGCCTTACCGCCTATTTCGGCCTGCTCGAGGTCGGCAAGCCCAGGGAAGGCGAGACCGTCGTGGTCTCGGCGGCCGCGGGTTCGGTCGGCTCGATCGTCGGACAGATCGCCAAGATCAAGGGATGCCGCGTCATCGGCATCGCTGGCGGCGCCGACAAGTGCCACTGGCTGACCTCCGAGCTCGGGTTCGATGCCGCCGTCGACTACAAGGACGGCGCGGTCTTCAAGGCGCTGCGCGCAGCCGCGCCAAAGGGCATCGACGTCTATTTCGACAATGTCGGCGGCGACATTCTCGAAGCCTGCATTCCGCAGATGAACAATTACGGTCGGGTCGCCTGCTGCGGCGCGATCTCGCAATATGACGGCGCGCCATCGGCGCACGGCCCGCGCGGCGTGCCCGGCCTGATCGTGGTGAAGCGTCTCGTGATGCAGGGCTTTATCGTGATGGACTACATGAAGGAAAGCCAGCGCGCGCTCGCCGACCTTCAGGCCTGGGTGAAGTCCGGCAAGTTGAAGGTGCAGGAAGACATCATCGACGGATTGCAGAACACACCGAAGGCGCTGATCGGATTGCTCGCCGGCGAGAACCGCGGCAAGCGCATGGTGAAGCTGTGA
- a CDS encoding FAD-dependent monooxygenase — translation MRIAVIGGGPGGLYFAYLWKKRHPEDQVDLFEQNPADATWGFGVVFSDQALEFLRADDPETVDAIAPHMESWENITLNHSGDSVALDGVGFSSIGRLELLQFLQQRALDAGVTPHFDTQIQAIDQLNGHDLIVAADGLNSLVRRAYEGDFGTSLSYSSNKFVWYGTSKRFDTLSQTFVKTDRGAFNAHHYRYSPSMSTFLVECDHATWQAYGFAYKDVEQSKGVCEEVFADTLGGHCLVSNKSVWRNFPWVWNEHWSFKNMVLIGDALHSAHFSIGSGTRLAIEDAIALVKALESDAHLSTALHRYQAARKPVVQKLVNAARTSAFWYEHFAQHMQLGLMDFAYSYITRSGRIDDSRLRAMSPAFMARYEAEKNDGGDAVDEATA, via the coding sequence TTGCGGATCGCCGTGATTGGCGGGGGGCCCGGCGGGCTCTACTTCGCCTATCTCTGGAAGAAGCGTCACCCCGAGGATCAGGTCGACCTGTTCGAACAGAACCCGGCCGACGCGACCTGGGGCTTTGGTGTCGTGTTTTCCGACCAGGCCCTGGAATTTTTGCGTGCCGACGACCCGGAGACGGTCGACGCGATCGCGCCGCATATGGAGAGCTGGGAGAACATCACGCTGAACCACAGCGGCGACAGCGTCGCCCTCGACGGCGTCGGCTTCTCCTCAATCGGCCGGCTCGAGCTCCTGCAGTTCCTCCAGCAGCGCGCGCTTGATGCTGGCGTCACCCCGCACTTCGACACCCAGATCCAGGCGATCGATCAGCTCAACGGCCATGATCTGATCGTCGCCGCCGACGGCCTCAACTCGCTGGTACGTCGTGCCTATGAAGGCGATTTCGGCACCTCGCTGTCGTACTCCTCCAACAAATTCGTCTGGTACGGCACCTCGAAGCGTTTCGACACGCTGTCGCAGACCTTCGTGAAGACCGATCGCGGTGCCTTCAACGCCCACCATTATCGCTATTCGCCGAGCATGAGCACCTTCCTGGTCGAGTGCGATCACGCGACCTGGCAGGCCTATGGCTTTGCCTACAAGGACGTCGAGCAGTCCAAGGGTGTCTGCGAGGAGGTGTTTGCGGACACGCTTGGTGGTCACTGCCTGGTCTCGAACAAGTCGGTCTGGCGCAATTTCCCCTGGGTCTGGAACGAGCACTGGTCGTTCAAGAACATGGTGCTGATCGGCGATGCGCTGCACTCGGCGCATTTCTCGATCGGGTCGGGCACACGGCTCGCAATCGAGGACGCCATCGCGCTGGTCAAGGCGCTGGAATCGGATGCTCATCTTTCGACCGCGCTGCATCGCTACCAGGCCGCGCGCAAGCCCGTGGTGCAGAAGCTCGTCAATGCCGCGCGCACCAGCGCCTTCTGGTACGAGCATTTTGCCCAGCATATGCAGCTTGGCCTGATGGACTTTGCCTACAGCTACATCACCCGCTCCGGCCGCATCGACGATTCCCGGCTGCGCGCGATGTCGCCGGCCTTCATGGCCCGCTACGAGGCCGAGAAGAACGACGGCGGAGATGCGGTCGACGAGGCTACCGCATGA
- a CDS encoding dicarboxylate/amino acid:cation symporter produces the protein MSNRFTQYILAAMVLGIIMGSAIFNFMPETRGDWASSINLIAVIFLRLIKMIIAPLVFATLVGGIAHMGSGSKLGRIFAKTMGWFVSASFVSLMLGLVMVNLLQPGANFPGTLPAAGQSTGLPVSAFSIEKFLTHLIPTSIADAMAQNEILQIVIFAVFFSVAMGALPERSKQILSLIDDLGHIMLKVTGYVMLFAPFAVWAAITATVAKNGLLVLWKLIVFMGGFYLSLFILWGILVAVGFIVIGPRYSHLLRLIREPLMIAFSTASSEAAYPKTLEGLNKFGASSRISSFVLPLGYSFNLDGTMMYCTFASIFIAQTYHIEMPLATQLAMLATLMITSKGVAGVPRASLVVIASTLSQFGIPEAGLLMIMGIDTFLDMGRSATNVIGNTLATSVVAKWEGELGPEHAMGPGDVVPGDMVPGEVPAMAGH, from the coding sequence ATGTCGAACAGGTTCACGCAATACATTCTGGCGGCGATGGTGCTCGGCATCATCATGGGCTCTGCGATCTTCAACTTCATGCCCGAGACGCGCGGCGACTGGGCCTCCTCCATCAACCTGATCGCCGTGATCTTCCTGCGCCTGATCAAGATGATCATCGCGCCGCTGGTGTTTGCGACGCTGGTCGGCGGCATCGCCCATATGGGTTCGGGCTCGAAGCTCGGGCGCATCTTCGCCAAGACCATGGGCTGGTTCGTCAGCGCGTCCTTTGTCTCGCTGATGCTCGGCCTCGTCATGGTGAACCTGCTTCAGCCGGGCGCGAACTTTCCCGGCACGCTGCCCGCGGCAGGGCAATCGACAGGCCTGCCGGTCTCGGCCTTCTCGATCGAGAAATTCCTGACCCATCTGATCCCGACCTCGATCGCGGATGCGATGGCGCAGAACGAAATCCTCCAGATCGTGATCTTTGCCGTGTTTTTCTCGGTGGCGATGGGCGCATTGCCCGAACGCTCCAAGCAGATCCTCTCCCTGATCGACGATCTCGGCCACATCATGCTCAAGGTGACGGGCTATGTGATGCTGTTCGCGCCGTTTGCGGTCTGGGCCGCCATCACCGCGACGGTCGCCAAAAACGGCCTGCTGGTGCTCTGGAAGCTCATCGTGTTCATGGGTGGCTTCTATCTCTCGCTGTTCATCCTCTGGGGCATCCTGGTGGCAGTCGGCTTCATCGTCATCGGGCCGCGCTACAGCCATCTGCTCCGGCTGATCCGCGAGCCGCTGATGATCGCGTTCTCCACCGCGAGCTCGGAAGCGGCCTATCCGAAGACGCTGGAGGGCCTGAACAAGTTCGGCGCCTCGTCACGGATATCGAGTTTCGTGCTGCCGCTCGGCTACTCTTTCAATCTCGACGGCACGATGATGTACTGCACATTCGCCAGTATCTTCATCGCGCAGACCTATCACATCGAGATGCCGCTCGCGACGCAGCTGGCGATGCTCGCGACGCTCATGATCACGTCCAAGGGCGTTGCCGGCGTGCCGCGCGCCTCCCTCGTGGTGATCGCTTCCACCCTCTCGCAGTTCGGCATCCCCGAGGCGGGACTCTTGATGATCATGGGCATCGACACCTTCCTCGACATGGGCCGCAGCGCCACCAACGTGATCGGCAACACGCTGGCGACCTCGGTCGTGGCGAAGTGGGAAGGCGAACTCGGGCCCGAGCATGCGATGGGACCGGGCGATGTCGTGCCCGGCGACATGGTGCCGGGCGAAGTGCCCGCGATGGCCGGTCATTGA
- a CDS encoding patatin-like phospholipase family protein, which produces MSAIDHGRPPKPTAYVLAGGGSFGAIQVGMMHALAKHGVVADLVVGSSVGAINGAYYAGDPSLKGVLGLEALWRGLKRHDVFPVTWRTLLGFMWRRDFLIPHDGIRKLIEDHLPYRNLQDAQLPLHIVTTDFVSGESVVLSDGPAVEAILASTAIPGAFTPIHYRNLFLADGAISSNTPVRIAVKMGAKRLIVLPAGHACAVASPPVGAVANALHALTLLTARQLVAELEGLSPEIEYVVVPPLCPMVGSPYDFSRTGEHIDRAIESTGEWLTQGGLERHGVIPHEAQLHGH; this is translated from the coding sequence TTGTCTGCGATCGACCATGGTCGTCCGCCAAAACCGACCGCCTATGTGCTGGCGGGTGGCGGCAGTTTCGGAGCGATCCAGGTCGGCATGATGCATGCTCTGGCCAAGCACGGGGTCGTTGCCGATCTTGTTGTCGGCTCCAGTGTTGGCGCGATCAACGGCGCCTATTATGCCGGCGATCCCTCGCTCAAGGGCGTGCTCGGGCTGGAAGCGCTCTGGCGCGGGCTGAAACGCCACGATGTCTTTCCGGTCACCTGGCGGACGCTGCTCGGCTTCATGTGGCGGCGGGACTTTCTGATTCCCCATGACGGCATTCGCAAGCTGATCGAGGATCATCTGCCTTATCGCAACCTTCAGGACGCCCAGCTTCCCCTTCACATCGTCACCACCGATTTCGTCTCCGGCGAGAGCGTGGTGCTGTCGGATGGCCCGGCGGTCGAGGCGATCCTGGCGTCGACCGCGATTCCCGGTGCCTTCACCCCGATCCACTACCGCAACCTGTTCCTTGCCGACGGCGCGATTTCCTCGAACACGCCGGTGCGGATCGCGGTGAAGATGGGTGCAAAGCGGCTGATCGTGCTGCCGGCGGGGCACGCCTGTGCGGTCGCAAGTCCCCCGGTCGGTGCGGTCGCCAATGCCCTCCATGCGCTGACGCTGCTGACCGCGCGGCAGCTGGTGGCCGAGCTGGAAGGGCTCTCCCCCGAGATCGAATATGTCGTGGTGCCGCCGCTCTGCCCGATGGTGGGGTCGCCTTACGATTTCTCGCGCACCGGCGAACATATCGATCGCGCGATCGAGTCGACCGGCGAATGGCTGACGCAGGGCGGCCTCGAGCGGCACGGCGTGATTCCGCATGAGGCGCAGCTGCACGGTCACTGA
- a CDS encoding FMN-binding glutamate synthase family protein gives METLLLPFSPRFIILTICAVVTALLIGIGIADRRIFDILLIPIAIFGALTLLGIRDLMQKGHAVLRNYPISAHIRFLLEEIRPEMRQYFFESEKDGMPFSRDIRAVVYQRAKMQLDKRPFGTQEDVYREGYEWMHHSVSPKAHAAEKFRVTIGGPDCTRPYSASVFNISAMSFGALSPNAVRALNAGAKKGGFAHDTGEGGVSPYHREMGGDIIWEIGSGYFGCRHLDGTFDPEAFARVASDDQIKMVELKVSQGAKPGHGGVLPAAKVSEEISKIRGVSMGEDCISPASHRAFSTPVGMMQFIAEMRKLSGGKPAGFKLCIGHPWEFLAICKAMLETGIYPDFIVVDGNEGGTGAAPLEFMDHLGMPMREGVSFVHNALVGINARDRIKIGASGKIATAFDMARAMAIGADYCNSARGFMFSLGCIQSLSCHTDRCPTGVATQDPTRARALYVPLKIDRVHNYHHATLHSLTELIAAAGLEHPQQLRPIHFNQRTSTTQVQSFAQLYPALRPGELLEGTEDPRFRDAWRMAQAASFQPAQ, from the coding sequence ATGGAAACACTGCTGCTTCCATTTTCGCCGCGCTTCATCATTCTGACGATCTGCGCGGTCGTCACCGCACTGCTGATCGGCATCGGCATCGCGGACCGCAGGATCTTCGACATCCTGCTGATCCCGATCGCGATCTTCGGCGCGCTGACGCTGCTCGGCATCCGCGATCTCATGCAGAAGGGCCATGCGGTCCTGCGCAACTACCCGATCTCGGCGCATATCCGCTTCCTGCTCGAGGAGATACGCCCGGAGATGCGGCAGTATTTCTTCGAGAGCGAGAAGGACGGTATGCCGTTCTCGCGCGACATTCGCGCGGTGGTCTATCAGCGCGCCAAGATGCAGCTCGACAAGCGTCCGTTCGGCACCCAGGAGGACGTCTATCGCGAGGGCTACGAGTGGATGCATCACTCGGTATCGCCGAAGGCGCATGCCGCGGAGAAGTTTCGTGTCACCATCGGCGGGCCCGACTGCACCAGGCCGTATTCGGCCTCGGTGTTCAACATCTCGGCGATGAGCTTCGGTGCCCTCAGCCCGAACGCGGTGCGCGCGCTCAATGCCGGCGCGAAGAAGGGCGGCTTCGCCCACGACACCGGCGAAGGCGGTGTCAGTCCCTATCATCGCGAGATGGGTGGCGACATCATCTGGGAAATCGGCTCCGGGTATTTCGGCTGTCGCCATCTTGACGGCACCTTCGATCCGGAGGCCTTCGCGCGCGTCGCCAGCGACGATCAGATCAAGATGGTCGAGCTCAAGGTCAGCCAGGGCGCCAAGCCCGGCCATGGCGGCGTGTTGCCGGCGGCGAAAGTCTCGGAGGAAATCTCCAAGATTCGCGGCGTCTCGATGGGCGAGGATTGCATCTCACCGGCCTCGCATCGCGCCTTCTCCACGCCTGTCGGCATGATGCAGTTCATCGCCGAGATGCGGAAGCTCTCCGGCGGCAAGCCGGCCGGCTTCAAGCTCTGTATCGGCCATCCCTGGGAGTTTCTGGCGATCTGCAAGGCGATGCTGGAGACAGGAATCTATCCCGATTTCATCGTCGTCGACGGCAACGAAGGCGGCACCGGCGCCGCGCCGCTCGAGTTCATGGACCATCTGGGCATGCCGATGCGCGAGGGCGTCAGTTTCGTTCACAATGCGCTGGTCGGCATCAATGCGCGCGACCGTATCAAGATCGGTGCATCCGGGAAGATCGCCACCGCCTTCGACATGGCGCGCGCGATGGCGATCGGCGCCGACTATTGCAACTCGGCGCGCGGCTTCATGTTCTCGCTCGGCTGCATCCAGTCGCTGAGCTGCCATACCGATCGCTGCCCGACCGGCGTCGCGACCCAGGATCCGACCCGGGCGCGCGCGCTCTATGTGCCGCTGAAGATCGACCGCGTGCACAATTATCATCACGCCACGCTGCACTCGCTCACCGAGCTGATCGCTGCGGCGGGCCTCGAACATCCGCAGCAATTGCGTCCGATCCACTTCAACCAGCGGACGTCCACGACCCAGGTGCAATCCTTTGCGCAGCTCTATCCAGCGCTGCGTCCGGGCGAGCTGCTCGAAGGCACGGAAGACCCGCGGTTCCGCGACGCCTGGCGCATGGCGCAGGCGGCGTCGTTTCAGCCGGCGCAGTGA
- a CDS encoding amino acid ABC transporter substrate-binding protein, with translation MRPLTAISSGLLLAACLLASGASAQTGGSEGLSPTLSAIKNAHTVRLGYRESSPPFSFLDQANRPIGYSLELCEAIVEEIGVEVDDPNLKIDYVKVTSDDRIDAVLQNKIDLECGSTTANSERGKRVAFSPLMFVAGTKLMVPKASSVQSLTDLKGKTIVVTKGTTNEQAIQAADKKLSLGLNIAVGADHEQSYQMLVDGKADAFATDDILLSGLIVRHKAQDKFRVTGDYLSYDPYGIMFRKGDPQLSAVVDRTFRKLGSNHDLVPLYNKWFTARMPTGERMNVPISLQLEEAFKAMDDSASANN, from the coding sequence ATGCGCCCTTTGACGGCGATTTCAAGCGGCCTGCTGCTGGCAGCGTGTCTGCTGGCGTCAGGGGCCTCCGCCCAGACCGGCGGCAGCGAAGGGCTTAGCCCGACGCTGTCAGCCATCAAGAATGCGCACACCGTGCGGCTCGGCTACCGTGAAAGCTCGCCGCCGTTCTCCTTCCTCGATCAGGCCAACAGGCCGATCGGCTACAGTCTCGAACTCTGCGAGGCCATCGTCGAGGAGATCGGCGTCGAGGTCGACGATCCCAATCTGAAGATCGACTACGTCAAGGTCACCTCGGACGACCGCATCGATGCCGTGCTCCAGAACAAGATCGACCTGGAATGCGGTTCGACCACGGCCAATTCCGAGCGCGGCAAGCGCGTCGCCTTCTCGCCGCTGATGTTCGTCGCCGGCACCAAGCTGATGGTGCCGAAGGCGTCCAGCGTCCAGTCGCTGACTGATCTGAAGGGCAAGACCATCGTGGTGACGAAGGGCACCACCAACGAGCAGGCGATCCAGGCGGCCGACAAGAAGCTCTCGCTCGGCCTGAACATCGCCGTCGGCGCCGATCATGAACAGTCGTACCAGATGCTGGTGGACGGGAAGGCCGATGCCTTCGCGACCGACGATATTCTCCTCTCGGGCCTGATCGTGCGCCACAAGGCGCAGGACAAGTTTCGCGTCACCGGTGATTATCTCTCCTACGATCCCTACGGCATCATGTTCCGCAAGGGCGATCCGCAATTATCAGCCGTGGTCGACCGCACCTTCCGCAAGCTCGGCTCCAACCACGATCTCGTGCCGCTCTACAACAAATGGTTCACCGCGCGGATGCCGACCGGCGAACGGATGAACGTGCCGATCTCGCTGCAGCTCGAAGAAGCCTTCAAAGCGATGGACGATTCCGCCAGCGCGAATAATTAG